The Methanolacinia petrolearia DSM 11571 genome has a segment encoding these proteins:
- the sepS gene encoding O-phosphoserine--tRNA ligase: MRFDSEEFAELAKKDFDEAWHAGAGIQEKPAFSRRYPRNMLQPAKPHPVPETIQKLRDAYLRMGFDEARVPVFIEEQDVYRQFGPEASAVLDRVFYLGGLPRPNVGIGKKQIDEINSILGRIISADEEENLRKTLHAYKKSEIDGDELTHELAVVLSADDGMIVKILDDVFPEFRELSPESSRTTLRSHMTSGWFITLGEMWDRQSLPIKQFAVDRCFRREQEEGPTRLMAYHSASCIIAGEDVTVEDGKAVAAGLLSAFGFTDFEFRPDDKRSKYYVPGTQTEVYAKHPVHGWVEVATFGMYSPYALAAYGVEIPVMNLGMGVERLAMIEYKAEDMRVMTYPQMYPPQFSDLELATGITLREEPKTAEGAEIAAAIVETAKANGDAESPCEFLAYESDTYGGRKVRVYVFEAEENSKLLGPAALNDVFVSEGKILGVPDTSNFRKVRDKGVSAGISYLDAVANLAAARVEEGFMTGECGEVHFKMAKVPSDVNIAIEPWAMRYVTDNNRKLDLRGPVFTAVRWEIE; this comes from the coding sequence ATGAGATTTGATTCTGAAGAATTCGCTGAACTTGCAAAGAAGGATTTTGATGAGGCATGGCATGCCGGAGCCGGGATACAGGAGAAACCCGCCTTTTCCAGGAGATACCCGCGGAATATGCTCCAGCCTGCAAAGCCCCACCCTGTACCCGAGACTATACAGAAATTAAGGGATGCCTACCTGCGAATGGGATTCGACGAGGCACGTGTTCCTGTATTTATCGAAGAGCAGGATGTTTACAGGCAGTTCGGCCCGGAAGCCTCCGCGGTTCTTGACCGTGTGTTCTATCTCGGCGGTCTTCCCCGCCCCAACGTCGGCATCGGGAAGAAGCAGATCGACGAGATAAATTCAATACTTGGGAGAATTATTTCCGCCGATGAGGAAGAGAACCTGAGAAAGACGCTTCATGCCTATAAGAAATCGGAGATCGACGGCGACGAACTCACTCATGAACTGGCTGTCGTCCTCAGTGCGGACGACGGGATGATCGTAAAGATCCTTGACGATGTTTTCCCGGAGTTCCGCGAACTATCTCCCGAGTCCTCAAGGACAACACTTCGTTCGCATATGACATCCGGCTGGTTCATCACCCTCGGTGAAATGTGGGACAGGCAGTCGCTGCCGATAAAGCAGTTTGCTGTTGACCGTTGTTTCAGGCGCGAGCAGGAAGAAGGACCGACGAGGCTCATGGCATATCATTCGGCTTCCTGTATCATCGCAGGCGAAGATGTGACCGTTGAGGACGGAAAGGCAGTGGCAGCAGGACTGCTCTCAGCTTTCGGCTTCACGGACTTTGAGTTCAGGCCGGACGATAAGCGCTCCAAGTATTATGTTCCGGGCACACAGACCGAGGTCTATGCGAAGCATCCGGTCCACGGATGGGTAGAGGTCGCGACCTTCGGAATGTACAGTCCATACGCTCTTGCCGCCTATGGTGTAGAAATCCCCGTGATGAACCTCGGCATGGGCGTAGAGAGGCTTGCAATGATCGAGTACAAGGCCGAGGATATGAGGGTCATGACGTACCCGCAGATGTATCCGCCCCAGTTCTCGGATCTCGAACTTGCGACAGGAATCACCCTGCGTGAGGAGCCGAAAACGGCCGAAGGTGCGGAGATCGCAGCGGCTATTGTAGAGACTGCGAAGGCGAACGGCGATGCCGAAAGCCCGTGTGAGTTCCTTGCGTATGAGTCCGATACGTATGGCGGCAGGAAGGTCAGAGTATACGTATTCGAAGCGGAAGAGAACTCGAAGCTCCTCGGTCCGGCTGCCCTTAACGATGTATTCGTATCCGAAGGAAAGATACTCGGCGTTCCCGATACAAGCAACTTCAGGAAGGTGAGGGACAAGGGAGTCAGTGCAGGCATCTCCTATCTCGATGCGGTTGCAAATCTTGCCGCTGCAAGGGTCGAGGAGGGTTTCATGACAGGCGAATGCGGCGAGGTTCACTTCAAGATGGCCAAGGTTCCGTCCGATGTGAATATCGCAATAGAACCCTGGGCTATGAGATATGTCACTGACAACAACAGGAAGCTCGACCTGAGGGGTCCGGTGTTTACGGCCGTCAGGTGGGAGATCGAGTGA
- a CDS encoding DUF1848 domain-containing protein, which yields MTGNSIQSKLFSGENDAATDEIKTVRPVIISASRATDIPAFYSEWFFHRLSGGWCIKFNPYSDRPLRVDFRDVRFVVFWTKNPSPIIDRLGILEEKGIGYYFQYTLNDYVKEGLEKNVPSLDMRIEAFKRLSETAGKERVIWRFDPLILSGSVCIDTLLSRIEAIGEEIHEYTEKFVFSFIDLYKSVKKNLERAGYCGIREFTVDEMEEFASGLQRMVTRWGISAATCSESADLSGYGISKNRCIDPGLIARISRDDPVLLRYLGKNSDKDPGQRPLCGCIKSTDIGQYNTCAHLCSYCYANRYPAQALNNYINHRNRNPSGLTISGDKIGGIWDLEDE from the coding sequence ATGACAGGAAATAGTATCCAGTCAAAACTGTTTTCAGGCGAAAATGATGCCGCAACTGATGAAATTAAGACTGTCAGGCCGGTCATCATATCTGCAAGCCGTGCGACGGATATTCCTGCATTTTATTCGGAGTGGTTCTTTCACCGGCTCTCGGGAGGCTGGTGTATCAAATTCAATCCATACTCCGACCGTCCTCTCCGTGTGGATTTCCGGGATGTCAGGTTTGTTGTATTCTGGACGAAGAATCCCTCGCCGATTATTGACAGGCTCGGAATCCTTGAAGAAAAGGGTATCGGGTACTATTTCCAGTACACCCTGAACGATTATGTTAAGGAGGGGCTTGAAAAGAACGTTCCATCTCTTGACATGAGGATTGAGGCGTTCAAACGGCTTTCTGAGACTGCAGGAAAAGAGAGGGTGATCTGGCGTTTTGATCCCCTTATTCTTTCAGGTTCCGTATGCATCGATACGCTTCTTTCCCGCATCGAGGCAATCGGCGAAGAGATCCACGAGTATACTGAGAAGTTCGTTTTCAGTTTCATCGATCTCTACAAGAGTGTAAAGAAAAATCTTGAACGTGCCGGGTATTGCGGGATAAGAGAATTTACAGTCGATGAGATGGAGGAATTTGCATCCGGCCTGCAGAGGATGGTGACCCGCTGGGGGATCTCCGCCGCCACATGTTCGGAGTCTGCCGATCTCTCCGGATACGGGATTTCGAAGAACAGGTGCATAGATCCCGGTCTTATAGCAAGAATATCCAGGGATGATCCCGTGCTGCTTCGTTATCTGGGAAAGAACTCTGACAAGGATCCCGGCCAGCGTCCTCTCTGCGGTTGTATAAAGAGTACGGATATAGGACAGTATAATACATGTGCGCACCTGTGTTCATACTGTTATGCCAACCGTTATCCGGCGCAGGCCTTGAATAATTATATCAATCACCGGAATCGCAACCCCTCGGGGTTAACAATTTCCGGTGATAAAATCGGGGGTATTTGGGATTTGGAGGATGAGTAG
- a CDS encoding type IV pilin — translation MKGYKRDETGVSPIIGEMLMLSLVLILVALFAVSASQYIPGDREPSLNVMMEKYAPNTTTGYYNVTLWHKGGDTVSVRDVKIILSNNTNRIPLNYENFSINNDGSINNFMPGDYMEIDPEENVSGYTIQMVVSNSVVFFGRVEG, via the coding sequence ATGAAAGGTTATAAAAGAGATGAGACAGGAGTATCGCCAATAATCGGCGAAATGCTTATGTTAAGCCTGGTCCTGATTCTTGTAGCCCTGTTTGCCGTATCAGCATCACAGTATATTCCAGGGGACAGGGAGCCTTCGCTAAACGTTATGATGGAAAAATACGCTCCGAATACAACAACGGGATACTACAACGTAACATTATGGCACAAGGGCGGAGACACTGTCTCAGTCAGGGACGTAAAGATAATATTATCGAATAATACAAACAGAATTCCACTAAATTATGAAAATTTCAGTATAAATAATGACGGATCGATAAATAATTTCATGCCCGGTGACTATATGGAGATAGATCCGGAAGAGAACGTAAGCGGCTATACCATCCAGATGGTTGTATCGAATTCCGTTGTCTTCTTCGGGAGGGTCGAGGGTTGA
- a CDS encoding type II secretion system F family protein: MTLKDNVLIKSLNTEEFRRSLKGSHIPIGAGEYLLILILGTVLAAMVYILLVILLVILEIEINPISFLPYEISVLLLFLILVGGFFLFAYMYPQTVAAGRKTRIELDLPYAVTYMQALSTTMTLFSIFKSVSDNEDLYGEVSKECGMIIRDVEYFGDDLLTAMRNVQESTPSPTFSELLNDLAMVFKTGGSMTDFFASKSAHYRETAMQELENTLKTMEIMAEIYVTAFVAGPIAIMIMVVAQNLSGQSTIDLLEPLMYIGLPIGASAMIFLLYIMMPPDNLEVSRKEITQSEYADTNIDSESIQLVDNKFLKRLQSKKQAIKIKTVLKNPLRYYVSDYQYSMVFGMAAAGAVTLLYMNGYLLEFFPKYTLESFICIVICAFMFPIAFAYEARSWYLKKFESQLPGFLREISDMKDMGMTLQSAIHIIAQSKIGVLTSEVKIASEEIKMGTSVSSALYKLEERIGLVSVKRAISLVIKASEITDHLREILAIAISDLEHYLRMKNERFGVSFIYVAIIYLSYGIFLYSAYELNVSFVQSFMDFDISFNLDANIQEMFHISIILGLFSGIMAGQLSSNTMLAGLKHSIIFMIASLVLFVFIIQV, translated from the coding sequence ATGACTTTGAAGGATAATGTTTTAATAAAATCATTAAATACCGAAGAATTCAGGCGTTCTTTGAAAGGCAGCCATATTCCTATAGGCGCAGGAGAGTACCTGTTAATCCTGATTCTTGGTACGGTTCTTGCCGCAATGGTGTATATACTCCTTGTAATCCTGCTTGTAATACTTGAGATCGAAATAAATCCAATATCGTTCCTGCCTTATGAGATCTCGGTCCTGCTTTTATTCCTGATTCTGGTAGGAGGATTTTTTTTATTTGCCTACATGTATCCCCAAACGGTCGCAGCAGGGAGAAAGACAAGAATAGAGCTTGACCTGCCTTATGCCGTCACGTACATGCAGGCATTGTCGACAACAATGACGCTTTTTTCAATATTCAAAAGTGTCAGCGATAACGAAGATCTATACGGAGAAGTTTCAAAAGAATGCGGGATGATAATAAGAGATGTCGAATATTTCGGAGACGATCTCCTGACAGCGATGAGAAACGTCCAGGAATCCACGCCATCACCGACATTTTCAGAATTACTGAATGATCTTGCAATGGTTTTCAAGACAGGCGGCAGTATGACTGACTTTTTTGCCTCGAAATCGGCTCATTACCGGGAGACTGCTATGCAGGAGCTTGAAAACACACTGAAGACAATGGAGATTATGGCGGAGATTTACGTAACCGCCTTTGTCGCAGGACCTATTGCAATAATGATTATGGTAGTTGCACAGAATCTCTCGGGCCAGTCGACCATCGATCTCCTGGAACCCCTGATGTATATCGGTCTTCCCATAGGTGCGTCGGCGATGATATTCCTGCTCTATATAATGATGCCCCCCGACAATCTTGAGGTAAGCAGAAAAGAGATCACGCAATCAGAGTATGCAGATACCAATATAGATTCAGAAAGCATTCAGTTGGTCGACAATAAATTTTTGAAAAGACTTCAGTCAAAAAAACAGGCAATTAAAATCAAGACCGTCCTGAAAAATCCGTTGCGGTATTATGTTTCAGATTACCAGTACAGCATGGTATTCGGTATGGCGGCTGCAGGGGCAGTTACCCTCCTTTATATGAACGGGTACTTATTGGAGTTTTTCCCGAAATATACACTGGAATCATTCATATGCATAGTGATCTGTGCATTCATGTTCCCCATAGCTTTTGCATACGAAGCCCGAAGCTGGTATCTTAAAAAATTCGAATCACAGCTTCCGGGATTTTTGCGGGAAATATCAGATATGAAGGATATGGGGATGACTCTTCAGAGTGCAATTCATATTATTGCACAAAGCAAGATCGGTGTCCTGACATCCGAAGTGAAAATTGCCTCTGAAGAGATAAAAATGGGAACAAGCGTTTCAAGTGCCCTTTATAAGCTTGAGGAAAGAATAGGGCTTGTTTCTGTCAAAAGAGCGATCTCACTTGTTATCAAGGCAAGCGAGATCACAGATCATCTCAGGGAGATTCTCGCGATTGCGATAAGCGATCTTGAACATTATTTAAGGATGAAGAATGAACGGTTTGGGGTTTCGTTCATCTATGTAGCAATAATCTATCTTTCTTATGGTATATTCCTGTACTCGGCATATGAGCTGAATGTATCGTTTGTTCAAAGTTTCATGGATTTTGATATCTCTTTCAATCTTGATGCAAATATCCAGGAGATGTTCCATATTTCAATTATCCTGGGATTATTTTCCGGGATAATGGCAGGACAGCTGAGTTCAAATACTATGCTTGCAGGACTTAAGCACAGTATCATATTCATGATCGCTTCGCTGGTTCTGTTTGTGTTTATAATACAGGTGTAA
- a CDS encoding type II/IV secretion system ATPase subunit: MEILKNLIKSDKPESAEAVLHHSKYPDNPEITPGLIPESYEILESYWLYPPHSFVIIVSDEEKNLQYMVFEPEITEQEHIILEETDAQLRSVVLYDSKAQNERVNLDSELVYKIVKNLDQNIADDRIDIISYYLYRNFKGYGKLDPLMHDEGIEDITCNGPDIPVFIFHRKYSNLPVNIVFENKELNRFVLKIAQKADKQLSLTAPLVDAALPEGARAQITYTDVVSSKGSSFTIRKFKSDPMTPIDLIDYGTYDAEILAFIWLCVENRKSAIVVGGTASGKTSMMNAFSLFIPHLAKIVSIEDTREIQMPHKNWLPMMTRESASQSGKGNVDMFSLLKTALRQRPEYIIVGEVRGAEAQTLFQAMNTGHTTYSTLHAGGVEQAINRLTTNPINVPVAMFGALDLMIIQQLQYIGGRMVRRCITIDEIVAEKNDITYNILYKWNPVKDVFRKIYKESKIITDIAYSHGWTVDETLNQIEIRKEILEGLLKNGIRNSDEITAVFVEFAKSGRYDFEG, encoded by the coding sequence ATGGAAATTTTAAAGAATCTTATTAAATCAGATAAACCCGAATCAGCTGAAGCTGTTCTTCACCATTCAAAATATCCCGATAATCCGGAGATAACTCCGGGGCTCATACCAGAATCATATGAAATCCTTGAATCATACTGGCTGTATCCCCCCCATTCATTTGTTATTATAGTAAGCGATGAAGAGAAAAATCTGCAGTATATGGTCTTTGAACCGGAAATAACCGAACAGGAGCACATTATACTTGAAGAAACCGATGCGCAGCTGAGATCTGTTGTACTGTATGATTCAAAGGCGCAGAATGAACGGGTAAACCTTGACTCGGAATTAGTATACAAAATCGTAAAAAACCTCGATCAAAATATCGCCGACGACAGGATAGATATCATCAGCTACTATCTTTACAGAAATTTCAAAGGATACGGAAAGCTGGATCCACTCATGCACGATGAAGGCATAGAGGATATCACATGCAATGGCCCTGATATTCCGGTATTCATATTTCACAGGAAATATTCCAATCTGCCGGTAAACATAGTCTTTGAAAATAAAGAACTCAACAGATTCGTTTTAAAGATTGCACAAAAAGCCGACAAACAACTCTCGTTGACAGCACCACTCGTAGATGCTGCACTCCCGGAAGGAGCACGCGCCCAGATTACATACACGGACGTAGTATCTTCAAAAGGAAGCTCGTTTACAATACGAAAATTCAAGTCAGACCCCATGACTCCTATAGATTTAATCGACTACGGGACTTACGATGCAGAGATCCTGGCTTTTATATGGCTGTGTGTTGAGAACAGGAAAAGTGCGATAGTCGTAGGAGGCACTGCCAGTGGAAAAACCTCGATGATGAACGCTTTTTCGCTCTTCATTCCGCATCTGGCAAAAATTGTATCTATAGAAGACACCAGGGAGATACAGATGCCCCATAAAAACTGGCTTCCGATGATGACAAGGGAGAGTGCATCACAATCAGGAAAAGGAAACGTGGATATGTTCTCCCTTTTAAAGACTGCACTTCGCCAGAGGCCGGAATATATTATCGTGGGAGAAGTAAGAGGCGCCGAGGCGCAGACTCTCTTTCAGGCTATGAATACAGGGCATACCACGTACTCCACACTCCATGCAGGAGGAGTCGAACAGGCGATCAACCGCCTTACTACAAACCCGATCAATGTCCCCGTCGCAATGTTCGGAGCACTTGATCTGATGATTATCCAGCAGTTGCAGTATATCGGCGGCAGAATGGTCAGAAGATGCATTACAATAGACGAGATCGTAGCAGAAAAGAACGACATCACGTATAATATCCTCTATAAATGGAATCCGGTAAAAGATGTTTTCAGGAAAATCTACAAGGAATCCAAAATTATAACCGACATCGCATACAGCCACGGCTGGACTGTAGATGAGACCCTGAATCAGATAGAAATCAGAAAAGAGATCCTGGAAGGGCTTCTGAAAAACGGCATAAGAAATTCGGATGAAATAACGGCAGTATTCGTAGAATTTGCAAAGAGCGGCAGATATGACTTTGAAGGATAA
- a CDS encoding type IV pilin N-terminal domain-containing protein: protein MAPLEKNPDGVSPVVGVMLMLVIVIILAAVISAFSGGIAGNSDSGSLIEVTAETKIINSGYNDTSRFEINIISLSSPVSTKDLKLKTSWQRYDSSGVMISNDTFSIPGDENFNYGNGGVSPIGTGTGLPWDGTYANITADMNFGKYALLAGTSMVAYPSVYYVNNGYTDNSYTDSMQAILGDNWYELESGDVVSVKLIHVPSGRIIYDDDIYVNA from the coding sequence ATGGCTCCACTCGAAAAAAATCCTGATGGCGTTTCTCCGGTAGTCGGGGTAATGCTAATGCTGGTAATTGTCATTATTCTTGCCGCAGTAATTAGTGCCTTTTCAGGAGGTATCGCAGGAAATTCTGATTCAGGCTCTTTGATTGAGGTCACTGCAGAAACGAAGATTATCAATTCCGGTTATAATGATACGAGCAGGTTTGAGATCAATATAATCTCTCTCAGTTCTCCTGTAAGTACGAAGGACCTCAAGCTTAAAACTTCATGGCAAAGATATGATTCCTCTGGTGTCATGATCTCTAATGATACATTCTCTATCCCTGGTGATGAAAATTTTAACTATGGCAATGGGGGCGTTTCTCCGATCGGAACGGGAACCGGGCTTCCGTGGGACGGCACTTATGCAAATATCACTGCTGACATGAACTTCGGGAAATATGCACTCCTGGCTGGGACAAGTATGGTGGCCTATCCGTCTGTTTACTATGTGAATAACGGTTACACGGATAATTCTTATACGGACTCCATGCAGGCTATACTTGGAGATAATTGGTACGAACTCGAATCAGGTGATGTTGTTTCTGTAAAACTGATCCATGTTCCATCCGGGCGAATAATATATGATGATGATATTTATGTTAACGCTTGA
- the cobN gene encoding cobaltochelatase subunit CobN, which translates to MVKFTVVSWGSEISVIRHAAKRIGFELSDWNVYDLKENSELVSECISSFMDSDFVLIHPSHDSYWDDIIEGFPEELPVVSYGFSDMFWSASTVPLEIVSAVSAYFLYGGLENIYNMLAFCASKILNLNYHYAKPMPTRWEGIYHPDIPFVLDSAGQYFDYRGVISEYNVGILFPRIQWICGDLRAIDSFIRRIEQFANVICVFCFSNGDDELGTLSSEECIRKYMPERIDALVDLRSFVQSRDRESYIGHLKKMGIPVFHPLTMYHDSVEEWRRSEFGMTGSETGWTVALPEFQGLTEMIPFSFAEKESVSGVETSLHIPHEERIDKIAKRIERWIRLSKKNNSEKKIVFILHNKPCASVEGTVGSGANLDTLESLSGILKEMKSAGYDVDPPESGEALINEIMSRKAVSEFRWTSVEEIVEKGGALHIVKAGDYRKWFSTLPEKVQKEVSECWGNPPGEEIDGVPPAMLYKGDIVVTGVSFGNVIVCVQPKRGCSGPRCDGKACKILHDANTPPTHQYLATYHYLDETFGADAIVHVGTHGNLEFLPGKGVGLSDSCYPDIAIGNMPHLYIYNSDNPPEGTTAKRRSYATIIDHMQTVMTTSELYGNLKELEEQIAEYKRAIVSDKARAHALTHTIEDLLEETGISYSINLKGLKYIEAGFDEIIEAAHKVVTETYETKIPKGMHIFGKNPEGEDRVEMIDSILSYEGMLNKLLSELSGSGSADQDIEKMREEEIFSKEIISTVISGGNPWETIKSRIKKELPQEQAENADVIFSQIMEIDRRIEDSDETGALLHGLDGRYIEPGPSGLVTRGNPEIMPTGRNFYSLDPNKVPTKAAWRIGNRLADEVLAKYLRENDKYPENIAFYWVSTDIMWGDGEVFSQMLKLIGAEPVWKAGKVKSFSIIPLEELQRPRIDITVKIGGIMRDNFFNCIEFLDEVIKAVAELNEPPEANYLRKHSLENNSSDRIFGNRPGTYGNGVNLAIYASAWKDEGDIADVFLEWNSYAYGKENFGTPAKENMTAQLKSVNLTFNVAMTDEYDLLGCCCYFGAHGGLTIAARTVSRKNIPVYYGDTRSRDTVEVRTIADEIRRVVRTKLLNPKWIDGMKKHGYKGAEDISKRITHVYGWEATTGEVDDSIFDSIAETFVLNEENRKFFSEKNPWALEEIERRLLEANARDLWDADPNLINRLKEAYLDIEGDMEDRRGEAPGNIQGGSIDVFTLKEISESRHRS; encoded by the coding sequence ATGGTTAAATTTACCGTGGTTTCATGGGGGAGCGAAATATCGGTCATCAGACATGCGGCAAAAAGGATAGGGTTCGAACTGTCCGACTGGAACGTCTATGACTTAAAAGAGAACAGCGAACTGGTTTCGGAATGCATCAGTTCATTTATGGACTCCGATTTCGTTCTTATCCACCCGTCGCACGATTCATACTGGGACGATATAATAGAAGGATTCCCCGAGGAGCTTCCGGTTGTATCATACGGTTTTTCGGATATGTTCTGGTCGGCATCCACCGTTCCCCTGGAGATCGTCTCGGCTGTCAGTGCATATTTCCTCTACGGCGGACTTGAGAATATCTACAACATGCTTGCGTTCTGTGCATCGAAGATCCTCAATCTCAATTATCATTATGCCAAACCCATGCCTACGAGGTGGGAGGGGATCTACCACCCTGACATCCCTTTCGTCCTTGACAGCGCCGGACAATACTTCGACTACAGGGGAGTCATATCCGAATATAACGTAGGCATTCTGTTTCCGAGGATACAGTGGATATGCGGGGATCTAAGGGCAATAGACAGTTTCATCAGGAGAATAGAACAGTTTGCAAACGTAATCTGCGTCTTCTGCTTTTCAAACGGCGACGACGAACTCGGGACACTTTCAAGTGAGGAATGCATCAGGAAGTACATGCCTGAAAGAATTGATGCACTTGTTGATCTGAGATCGTTTGTCCAGAGCAGGGACCGTGAATCATATATAGGACACCTGAAGAAGATGGGAATTCCCGTCTTCCATCCTCTTACAATGTACCATGACTCCGTTGAAGAATGGAGAAGATCGGAATTCGGGATGACCGGATCGGAAACAGGATGGACCGTCGCCCTTCCTGAATTCCAGGGCCTGACAGAGATGATCCCGTTCTCTTTTGCAGAAAAGGAATCCGTTTCGGGTGTCGAGACAAGCCTGCACATCCCCCATGAAGAGAGGATCGATAAGATCGCAAAAAGGATTGAGAGATGGATCAGGCTCTCGAAGAAAAATAATTCAGAAAAAAAGATTGTATTCATACTCCACAACAAACCCTGTGCATCCGTCGAGGGAACAGTCGGTTCGGGCGCAAATCTCGATACCCTTGAGAGTCTCTCCGGCATCCTGAAAGAGATGAAGAGTGCGGGATATGATGTCGACCCTCCCGAATCAGGAGAGGCGCTCATAAACGAGATCATGTCCAGAAAGGCTGTCTCCGAGTTCCGGTGGACTTCAGTTGAAGAGATCGTGGAAAAGGGCGGTGCACTTCATATAGTAAAGGCCGGCGACTACAGGAAGTGGTTTTCGACACTCCCGGAAAAAGTCCAAAAGGAGGTCTCCGAATGCTGGGGAAATCCGCCGGGAGAAGAGATCGACGGTGTTCCCCCGGCAATGCTTTACAAGGGGGATATTGTAGTGACAGGGGTCTCCTTCGGAAATGTAATCGTCTGTGTTCAGCCGAAGAGAGGATGTTCGGGCCCGAGATGCGACGGCAAGGCCTGTAAAATACTACATGACGCTAACACCCCGCCGACCCACCAGTATCTTGCGACATATCACTACCTCGACGAAACGTTCGGAGCAGACGCAATCGTTCATGTCGGAACCCACGGCAACCTCGAGTTCCTGCCCGGAAAAGGCGTCGGTCTTTCGGACTCCTGCTACCCAGACATTGCAATAGGGAACATGCCGCACCTGTACATCTACAACTCGGACAATCCTCCCGAAGGAACGACTGCAAAGAGGCGATCGTATGCGACGATCATCGATCATATGCAGACCGTTATGACGACATCCGAACTCTACGGAAATTTGAAGGAACTCGAGGAGCAGATTGCCGAATATAAGAGGGCAATAGTTTCCGATAAAGCCCGGGCCCATGCACTGACACACACAATCGAGGATCTGCTTGAAGAGACCGGGATTTCGTACTCGATAAACCTTAAAGGCCTGAAGTACATCGAAGCAGGATTCGACGAGATAATCGAGGCAGCACACAAAGTCGTAACCGAGACATATGAGACCAAAATCCCGAAAGGAATGCATATATTCGGGAAAAACCCGGAAGGCGAGGACAGGGTTGAAATGATAGACTCGATCCTCTCGTATGAAGGTATGTTAAATAAACTCTTATCTGAGCTTTCAGGAAGCGGTTCCGCAGATCAGGATATCGAAAAGATGAGAGAAGAGGAGATCTTCTCCAAAGAGATCATCAGCACTGTAATCTCCGGCGGCAATCCTTGGGAAACAATAAAATCCCGGATAAAAAAAGAATTACCACAGGAGCAGGCCGAAAACGCAGATGTAATATTCTCGCAGATCATGGAAATCGACAGGAGAATAGAAGACTCGGACGAGACTGGCGCCCTGCTGCACGGCCTTGACGGCAGATACATCGAACCGGGTCCTTCAGGACTAGTTACACGCGGAAATCCCGAGATCATGCCCACCGGCAGGAACTTCTATTCTCTTGACCCGAACAAGGTTCCGACAAAGGCCGCATGGAGAATAGGGAACCGACTTGCGGATGAAGTCCTGGCCAAGTACCTCCGTGAAAATGATAAATATCCCGAGAACATCGCATTTTACTGGGTATCTACCGACATCATGTGGGGAGACGGCGAAGTATTCTCCCAGATGCTGAAACTGATAGGTGCAGAGCCGGTATGGAAAGCCGGGAAGGTAAAATCCTTCAGTATTATCCCGCTCGAAGAGCTTCAAAGGCCGAGGATTGACATTACAGTTAAAATCGGAGGCATAATGAGAGACAATTTCTTCAACTGCATCGAATTCCTGGATGAGGTGATAAAAGCAGTTGCAGAACTCAACGAGCCCCCGGAAGCAAACTACCTGAGAAAGCATTCTCTTGAAAACAACTCGTCCGACAGGATATTCGGGAACCGTCCCGGAACATACGGAAACGGAGTCAATCTAGCTATCTATGCTTCCGCCTGGAAGGATGAAGGTGATATCGCTGACGTGTTCCTCGAATGGAACAGTTACGCCTACGGGAAAGAGAACTTCGGAACCCCGGCAAAAGAAAACATGACCGCCCAGCTGAAATCCGTGAACCTCACGTTCAACGTCGCAATGACAGACGAATACGATCTCCTTGGATGCTGTTGCTATTTCGGGGCACACGGCGGCCTTACAATTGCGGCGCGAACAGTGAGCCGGAAGAATATTCCTGTATATTACGGGGATACAAGAAGCCGCGACACTGTCGAGGTCAGGACTATTGCAGACGAGATAAGGAGGGTTGTACGGACAAAACTTCTCAACCCTAAATGGATCGACGGGATGAAAAAGCACGGCTACAAGGGTGCGGAGGACATCTCGAAGAGGATAACGCATGTCTACGGGTGGGAGGCGACTACAGGGGAGGTTGACGATTCGATCTTCGATAGCATTGCTGAAACCTTTGTACTTAACGAGGAAAACCGCAAATTCTTCTCCGAGAAAAATCCCTGGGCTCTCGAAGAGATAGAAAGGCGGCTTCTGGAAGCGAATGCCAGGGATCTCTGGGATGCAGATCCCAACCTGATAAACAGGCTCAAAGAGGCATACCTGGACATAGAGGGAGACATGGAAGACAGGAGAGGTGAAGCTCCCGGGAACATCCAGGGCGGATCAATAGACGTTTTCACGCTGAAGGAAATCTCTGAAAGCAGGCATAGAAGCTGA